The genomic stretch CGGCATTTCACGACACGCACATGCACCAGATGTGGACGGCGGTGGACGCGCACGGCGTGGCGCTGGGGCACACGCGCTGCATCGCGGACGTCGTGGGCGCCGTTGCCGTGCGCGCCCGTGAGACGCCGCCCGGCGAGTGGATCGTCAGCTCCGCGAGCTGGCACGAGACGACCCTCGCCGAGAACCGCATGCCGACCGCCCAGGAGATCGACGCGGCGACGCGTGAGCATCCTGTGGTGCTGCGTCGCGGCGGGCACAACCTCGTCGCGAACTCCATGGCGCTCGCGCGGGCGGGCATCGATCGAGACACGCCGAACCCGGAGCGCGGCACGATCGTCCGGGGCTCCGACGGGAGCCCCACCGGGTGGCTCATCGAACCGCTGGCGATGAAGCCCGTCCTGGACCTCCTTCCACCGTTCTCGTTTGAGGACCGCGTCGACGCGCTCGGCAAGCTCTGTCGGGAGCTCAACGCGCACGGTATCGCCGCCGTGCGCGATGCGGGATCCGACCCGGGGGCGCCGCAGGTGTTCCAGGCGCTGCACGACCGCGGCGGGCTGACCACGCGGTCGCGGATGATGATCATGCTCACGCTGACGGGTGACACCGAAGCGAAGATCGCCGAGATCGAGAGCTGGCCTGTCCATACCGGTTTCGGGGACGACATGCTGCGCATCGACGCGCTCAAGCTGCTGCTCGATGGCGGTGTCGAGGCGGCCGCCATGGACGAGCCCTACGCGAACGACCCCGACTTCCGCGGCCACCTGCTCATCGAGCCCGACGAGATCGAGCAGCTCGTGACCGTGGGCCTTGACCGCGGGTGGAAGGTCGGCGCGCACGCGTTCGGCGACTTCACCACCCGCACGCTCGTCGACGTCTACGAGC from Capillimicrobium parvum encodes the following:
- a CDS encoding amidohydrolase, with translation MTAVTADVVVRAGAIHAFDGSDRRARSLAIRGTEILAMGDRPDDLDELIGARTRVVHDPELVLLPAFHDTHMHQMWTAVDAHGVALGHTRCIADVVGAVAVRARETPPGEWIVSSASWHETTLAENRMPTAQEIDAATREHPVVLRRGGHNLVANSMALARAGIDRDTPNPERGTIVRGSDGSPTGWLIEPLAMKPVLDLLPPFSFEDRVDALGKLCRELNAHGIAAVRDAGSDPGAPQVFQALHDRGGLTTRSRMMIMLTLTGDTEAKIAEIESWPVHTGFGDDMLRIDALKLLLDGGVEAAAMDEPYANDPDFRGHLLIEPDEIEQLVTVGLDRGWKVGAHAFGDFTTRTLVDVYERVLRTRPDLPPGTLVIEHAGLAGPDVRRRAIELGIGISVQYPVLYRLAANAVRYWGPERADRIFPIREWIEEGAVVGGGSDAFVADWDVLAGVRGMVTRETAVAGVQGARSAIDRRTAFELYTNRAAEFVGEGDRRGSLVPGQLADIVAFREDPLTCELDALTELDVALTLVGGRAVHDPGGAFA